One window from the genome of Panulirus ornatus isolate Po-2019 chromosome 26, ASM3632096v1, whole genome shotgun sequence encodes:
- the LOC139757373 gene encoding gephyrin-like, translated as MVASKPVVAVLSTGNELQEPGQPLQKGHIRDSNKMTLISLLRQFGYPVIDAGIAKDDPNTLLTILKGAFSQADVLVSTGGVSMGERDILRPVLVSDFNAEIHFAQVFMKSGKPTTFASCQFNGKKKLILGLPGNPVSAIVTSTLYLLPLCRKMSGRTVCENTCIKAKLSEDIQLDPRPEYHRVTLFWNPGAELPVAHSTGNQISSRLLSMASAQALLKLPPATTELKILPVNSVVDALLLGM; from the coding sequence ATGGTAGCTAGCAAGCCAGTAGTTGCTGTTCTCTCCACTGGCAATGAACTCCAAGAACCAGGACAGCCATTGCAGAAAGGACATATCCGTGACAGTAACAAGATGACCCTTATATCACTCTTACGTCAGTTTGGCTACCCAGTCATTGATGCAGGCATTGCCAAGGATGATCCAAACACCCTCTTAACTATACTTAAGGGTGCCTTTAGCCAGGCTGATGTATTGGTCTCCACTGGAGGGGTGTCCATGGGTGAACGTGACATATTGCGGCCTGTACTTGTGTCAGATTTTAATGCTGAAATTCATTTTGCTCAGGTCTTTATGAAATCTGGTAAGCCAACCACCTTTGCTTCATGCCAGTTTAATGGAAAGAAAAAGCTGATTTTAGGACTTCCTGGAAATCCTGTTTCAGCCATTGTGACATCTACTTTATATCTCTTGCCTCTTTGCCGCAAAATGAGTGGCAGAACAGTTTGTGAAAATACTtgcataaaagcaaagttatcagaAGACATACAGCTGGACCCAAGACCTGAGTACCACAGAGTTACTCTCTTTTGGAATCCTGGAGCAGAACTTCCAGTTGCTCACTCTACTGGCAATCAGATTTCTTCTCGTCTCCTCTCAATGGCCTCAGCTCAGGCTCTTCTGAAACTTCCACCAGCAACTACAGAACTGAAAATTTTACCAGTTAATTCTGTTGTTGATGCACTTCTTTTAGGAATGTAG